AGTGATGCTATTTCTTTAATTTCTCTAAATCATTTACGATTTTTTTTCTTGTTATAAAGTAAACAACAATCATACAAACATAAAAGATAGCTGTTACAGCAAGGACTTCAATCCAGTTGGTGGGTCGGTTGAAAATAAGGTGGTATAAGATAAAACTCAAAACATACGCCACTGGGCCTACAACGAAGAACATCAATTTAACTATACGCGTAGTCTCTATCTTCAATTTTATTTTCCCCCTTTATTCCCCATATCGCACACTTACCGCTATAATATATCAAAGTTGCTACTATACCTCCGATACTGAGCTTAACAAAAAATTTAACCGCAATTTTTGCAGCCTCCTTCCATAACTTTTGTTTTATATAAGTCAATATTCCAGCATCTATCATGGCTTGGAATGTACTGACCCCAAAGTATCCATTAAAGCAGACTTCATACACTCGAACCATGCACCACTATGAGACTCCCTTGCCTCATTTATTTCTTTTTCCAATAAGTTTAGTCCTTCATCTTCGGCATACCGTTCTCTTATTTTGTCGAAATCGAACCCAATTATGTTGCCATATTCATCTGTTAATACTGCATGTTCACCAATGAATTCAAATGCTTCCTCCATTTGCTTTAGTCGTTGCTCGTAATCCATTTCTGTTGCCCCTAGAACAATAGGGGAACCTATAGACGAAAAAAACATAATCAAACTCGCAACACCAAAAAATACTTGGCTTTTTTCATTTTAACTACCTCCCTGGTATTAATTGACCCTTATATAGGAATCAGATTACATTTTCTACAAGGGAAGTAAATATACTCCATCTAAATACAACTTTAGGGAAGTTGAAAAATTGGATAACCGGATTGCTTTGCGAGTTGAACTTGAAAAAGCCATAGCAGAAACTGGATGTACGTTATCAAGTCTTGCAGAATACGGCGGACTATCTATCGGTAACCTGAGTGCCAGCCTGCAGCATAAGGGAAAACTGCGGCCTATCACCATGAAACAATTTAGATACGTTAACAGAAGCCTTAGGCTTACCCGAAGGACATTACTATGAATATTACCTTGCTGAGGTTTCCCATAACAACAAAGTTTCCAATCCCAGAATGAAATCCTTTTTAATTCGCTGTGCCGAGCTGGGGAAAACCGACTTGATTATGAATGCGATCCATATGTCTGTGGAACATCCTAAGTACACTGAAATGCTTTTTTCTTCATAATGACTCGGATCGGCTGGCCATCAGTCATTATCGAATTTTCAGGGCGACTATTGGAGCTAATGCCGAAGAAAATTATAAAGCAGTGATTCGTTTTGAAGACTTCCGTAAAAACTTCCTGAGGCTTTTCAATTGGATGCCTTATTGCAGTTAGCGAATGTTTGTCTTTCTCTTGGTAAATGGAACCTAACTGAGCAATTTGCTGATGAATTAAGAATACTCGCTACGATCAGATATCAGGAAGAGCTGCTAATGAAAAAGGACAAAAGTGTATCAGAACCACTGAAAACAGAACGCCCTCTTGTTGTGTATTATGTTCAATCCTATCTGATAAAGAGTATTGCACTATTCAAACAAGGCCATTATGAGAAAGCCAAGCAATATATAGAAGGATATGAAGATCTTAGTTGGTTTGAGATTTTAGACGAACAAGGTAAGAAAGAAGTAGACAACTTCCGCCTTTGGGCAAGAGCGAATAAATATGGTACAAAACTACTTTTAGGGGATGGGAAACAAACTAACTATTTTTGTTTTTTTACACTGTCTACTTGAGAGGGGACACTTCAATATTCCTCTGTGGTCTTATTTGTGCAAAATAAAAAGCCCCTGAGGGCTTAATTAATTCGCGTTCCTTAAATTTTTATTCAACAATCCCTAAGGTCATTTATTATCATTAAAGTGATCGATGTACGATTGAAACCAATAATCACTCAAAATACTTCTCCTTCATGCATCAAGTTCATAATTTAACCACATTGAAAGCATGTTGCTACTTCGTATTCTATTTCGCATATAACACAGACTCCAGGTTCTATTCCAAGTCTCTTATCACGAGCAACGGTGAGTTTCCCACAATTTAGGCAAACCCATTCTAATACTGTAGATTTTACCTCTGTTCTTAACACGATTATAAAGGACCTTTGGGAAAAACCTCAAGGTTCTTTTTTGATTTTCTATAACGGAAAAAATGAGAATATAGACAAAAAACGTGAAATTTAAGTGATTGGGCGGGCATCTTGCAGATTTATCCAGATATCGGTTTTTCTTTTTTCTTTTTCTCAGTCGCTACTTTGTGTGGAGTAATAATTTTTTCCCGAAGCTCTATCGGATATTCATCAAGCAAGTTCAACTCATTAAAGCGTTCATGGAACAGTTGCCCTCCCTTGAAGAAATGCGGTTTTTTACTTTTTTTAAGTTTCATAGACGCATGCTCCTTCAGATTGATTAAAAAATTCCGGTGATCATGATTATTTTCTTTTGGACTTGTTTTGCTTCTTGTTTGCTGAACTGAAGACGTCTTTGGTTTCTGACCTAATTATATGTTTTGGAATTGGAACGCAGTGATGCTGATTGATAATTTCAATAGTGTGTACGATCGGTACTTCTTGGGGGTGATAGAAATGATTAAAGATGTATAACGGCGGATCGATAATCTCTTTTGCCAGAGGGCAGCAATTTCCTCCCGTATATGAGCCAAAGCCGTTACTCATACATCTACCTCCTTTTACAGTATTCGTTACATAGTATGTAGGAAACTTTTTTATGCTTGGACAATAACATAACTATGTTGTGAGTAGTTCTCATGACAATTTTCGAATAAATACTATCAATAATCGGATTACCTTTACATATGACAGGAATACTCCTCGGCTACCGGTATTTAGGTATCCGGTTTGTTCAGGTTGTGCCGGATCAGGCCAATCATGTTTTTTGATCAATGTTCCAATCGTAATCATTGTACTAATTCCCCGCGGGTCTTTTTCGGTCCGCTGATTGAGTTAGCCTTGTTCAGGAACTCCCATTCACCTCGGATCTGTTCAATTTATTTATTTCTATAGTGCCCTTCGCATCAAGGATAATGGTGGGGTTAGTGCCCAGCCGGATTTTGAAGTTGAATGGATTTCCCTGACTACAGCCGGGTTGGGGATGGGGGCATATCTATATATTCTGTAATGCAAACATATTTATACAAATCGCTTGCTTGATTGTTTAGCTGGTAACTTGGAACCGAAATGACATCTGCTTCCTGTTCAATCATGAATACAGTTGTATAGTTTCTCTTTCTTTAAATTAATCACATTGGCGGTGGCTAAAACTTTTCCTGTGGATTTTTTCTGAGTGAAGGGGAGAGTGACGCTAAAGTCCTTTTCTGTGCAAAATATGGCATGCATCCAATAAAACATTTTAAGAAATAATACTTACTGGATATTGGATTATTAGTTGAATACGAGAAAGAAAGGGTTATTTATGGCCAAATCAAAAAGATTGACACTATTCGGATTAATTGGCATTACCATGGCGTTCTTTGGTACCGTGCGAAGCGTACCGACACTTTCCATAACAGGTTGGACGCAAATTTTCTATATGCTGATTGCCGCGGTTTTGTTTGCATTACCCATCGCACTTATGTCTGCCGAACTCTCTACAGGATGGCCTGAGGAAGGAGGCCCCCAAGTCTGGGTAAAGCAGGCTTTAGGAGATAAATGGGGATTTGTAACCTCCTGGTTATTATGGGTTCAAATGTTTTTCGGTATGGTGATGGTTGCTTCTACAATAGGCGTCCTGCTCGGATATGTCATTAACAAACCGGAACTATCCTCAAATCATTACTTTATTTTTGCTCTTATTCTCATCTCCTATTGGACGGTTACCTTATTAAACCTTAAGTTCGATATGGTGAAAATTGCCGGGAACTGGGGATCTGTGATTGGAGTTTATATTCCATTCGTGCTGCTTGTCGTGCTTGGGATCATTTTTATGATTAAAAATGGAATTAAACAGGACAGTTATCTGGGACATTTCAAACCAGGAGATCTGATTCCCAACTTTAAAGACTTGGGCAGCTTAACCTATTTATCCGGCATTATCTTTATTTTTGCAGGTGTAGAGATTTCCTCTGTGCATGCGAATAATATTGAGAATCCTAAACGAAATTACCCCATTGCTGTTATCGCCTCCGTTATCTTGCTTGTTATATTTAATATCATTGCAGGCTTGACAGTTTCCAATGCCGTACCACGGGGTGAACTCCAGCTTGCCAATATTACTCAGCCTTATTTAATTTTTAGCGAGAACTTAGGGATTCCATCCTTTTTCGCCAATATTATTTCTCTGATGATTCTGATTGGGGTGCTGGTCCAGTTAAGCGCATGGGTACTTGGACCAAGTAAATCCATGATTAAAGTAGCGGAAGAAGGAAATCTTCCAAAGATATTCCAGAAACGTACTGACAAAAATATTCCCATCACCTTTGTTCTCATTCAGGCGATTGTGATTTCAATTGTATCGGTACTTTATGTAGTTGTTCCGGATGTAAATAGCGCATTTCTAATTATTACTATCACAACAACCATTCTTTACAGTCTCGTGTATGGGTTAATTGCTATTTCAGCGATACGCTTACGCTATAAAATGCCAGATGTAAAAAGGCCGTTCAGATTGGGAAACAAAGGGAATGGATTGATGTGGTTTGTTTCAGTACTGTCCATGATAAGTGTTGCCATTACCATTGTTGTGAGTATCATCCCGCCTTCCATTCTGAAGCCTAACCAATTCATGGGATACATTATTTACCAAGTGCTGGCAACCGTCATTATGGTTGGAATTGCGCTCATCATTTATAAGCTGAAAAGACCGGATTGGAAGAAAGAGGATTCTGAGTACGAATCACATCATTTGATAGGAAAACACACTTCATGAAGGAGGATAATATGGAAACCAAGATTCAAGAACTTAACTTAAAAGCCTTATTCTTAGGAAGCAAGGGTGAAAACGTTGATTTATTTAAAGAATTATTACTAAAAATGGTAGATGAACATGTGGGGTGGCGCCAAAACTATCAACCTCAGGATTTACCTGTTATTACCCCTCAGGACAAAAGTTCAAAGAGTTTTATGGAAACCGCTGACTATATGCGAAGCATATTCAATGTATTATCTTCCAGACTCCGTACAGATTCAATACCCTGGCACTCAGCAGGACGTTTCTGGGGTCATATGAACGCTGAAACCCTGATGCCGGCTATCATCGCTTACACAGCTGCTATGTTATGGAACGGCAACAATGTAGCCTATGAATCCTCTCCAGGTACTTCCCAGATGGAGGAAGAAGTGGGGCATGATTTTGCGGCCTTAATGAGCTATGAAAAAGATAAAAGCTGGGGCCACATCTGTGCCGACGGTTCTATTGCCAACATTGAAGGTTTGTGGTACGCAAGGAACATGAAATCCCTTCCTTTAGCCATAAAAGAAGTAGTGCCCGAATTAGTTCAAGGCAAATCTGAATGGCAATTGTTGAACATGTCTACAGAGGAAATTCTTAATATTCTGGATCAGGTTCCGGAAAAATTGGATGAAATTAAATCTCATTCCGCACGCAGCGGAGAAAACCTGCAAAAATTAGGAAAATGGTTAATTCCACAAACGAAACATTATTCCTGGCTGAAAGCTGCTGACATTATCGGTACAGGCCTTGATTGTGTGGAATCTATTGACGTTGATCATAATTACCGTATGGATATCAGTAAATTGGAAACGAAAATCCGCGAATTGGCGTCTAAGCAAATTCCCATTCTTGGTGTAGTGGGGGTTATTGGAACAACAGAAGAAGGTCAGGTAGACCACATCGACAAAATCATCGCCCTTCGTAAGAAACTGGCTAAAGAGGGTATTTATTTCTACATTCATGTAGATGCGGCATACGGCGGATATGCACGGGCCATTTTCCTGGATGAGAATAATCAGTTTATTGACTACAATAAATTGGATGAAGTCTATGCCAGACACCATGTCTTTACCGAAAAAATCGAATGGCTGACTGAAGATATTTATAACGCTTTTAAAGCCATGAGTCAGGTTGAATCCATCACCATTGATCCGCACAAAATGGGATATATCCCTTATGCGGCGGGGGGGATTGCCATAAAAGACATCAGAATGCGTGACGTCATCTCTTACTTCGCAACCTATGTATTTGAGAAAGGTGCCGATATTCCTGCACTGCTTGGTGCCTACATCCTGGAAGGTTCTAAAGCGGGGGCAACTGCGGCAGCGGTTTGGACCGCCCATAAAGTAATGCCGCTGAACGTAACGGGGTACGGCAAACTAATCGGCGCAAGTATCGAGGGAGCTTACCGCTTTTATCACTTCCTGCAGGGCAGACAATTTAAAGTCGGGGCCAAGACCATCAATGTCTATCCGTTAACCAAGCCGGATTTCAACATGGTGGACTATGTGTTCAATGAAGAAGGCAATACCGATTTAGCTAAAATGAACAGATTAAATCATGATTTCTTCGACCAGGCTTCTTATGTAAAAGGCGGCATCTATATGAATGAATTTTTGACATCACATACAGATTTTGCCGTTCCAGATTATGGCCATAGTCCGCTTCAATATGTGAAAAGCCTAGGATTTAGTGAAGACGAATGGATGAAAGAGGGTAAAATTACCGTATTACGTGCTGCTGCATTATCCCCGTATGCCCATGATAAAGAAGTTTTTAATGAGTATGCGCCTAAAATCGAAAAAGCTATGAAGGAAAAGCTCGAGGTCATATACATGCAGGCCCAGGCTGAATAAATCTTATCAGTCTTTTTGAAGTCTAAAAAATGTTTACCCACTTAGACCGCAGCCAAGGAGTTCCTCAAGAATGAAAAAAGATGTGACATTAAAAGAAAGTATCTTTCTCTTAGTGGTTTTATTAGCCATAATAGGAGTTTGCATCATAGGATTTGGTGTACCTCCGCAAATTCCTATTCTTATTTCTTTAGGTATAGTTATCCTATTCGCGGCAATAAAGGGAATTTCTTGGGATATTATTCATAAGGGAATCCAAAACGGAATATTGCCAGGTTTAATCCCGATTATAATTTTTATGCTGATTGGGGCTATTGTAAGCGTCTGGATTGCTGCAGGGACAATTCCAACCATTATGGTATATGGATTCAGTATTTTATCTGTTAAATTCTTTTTGCCCTCTGTGTTTATTATTTGTTCACTTGTAGGAATAACAGTCGGGAGTTCCTTTACTACAATATCAACGATAGGCATCGCCTTCTTTGGAATGGGACAAATCATGGGCTTTCATCCGGCCTTGACAGCCGGTGCCGTTATATCAGGCGCTTTCCTGGGCAATAACGTCTCTCCTTTATCGGATACAACGAACTTGGCTTCGGCCATAGCGGAAGTGGATTTATTCGGACATATCCGGAATATGCTGCGGACCGTGACTCCTGCTTTCCTCATTTCCCTTCTCTTTTATATAGTGGTTGGCCATGCCAATGTGCTTTCAACGGGAAGCCAAATAGAGGAACTGGTAAATACTTTGAGGTCTTCCTTCACGATTTCTTTTGTTCCTTTAATTCCGGTTTTTGCTTTGTTTCTTTGCGCATGGAGAAAAATACCGGCTATTCCGACCCTGCTTTTGAGTATTGTAATAACGATCGGTATCTTCTACATTTATCATCCGGATACGAGCTTTGATCAAATGGCCCGGCTCTTGCAGGATGGATATGTATCGCAAACCGGGGTACCGGGTGTCGATTCCCTATTAACCCGGGGCGGAATTCAAAGTATGATGTGGTCCGTTTCCCTTATTCTTCTTGCCTTGGCACTCGGAGGGCTGTTAGTAGAGATCAGAATTATCGAAACGTTAATCTCCCGAATTGCAGGTTTTGTCGGCACAAAAGGGAAATTAATTCTGATGACGTCCTTAAGCTCAATAGGGGTTAATCTTCTTCTGGGGGAACAATATCTTTCCATCATCTTGCCGGGCAAAGCTTTTAAATCACAATTTGACAAAATCAAGATAGATCTGAGAAAACTTTCAGCTACATTAGCCAACGCAGGGGCTGCTGTCAATCCGCTCATTCCATGGGGGGTCAGCGGAGTATTTATAACAGGTACTTTAGGCGTCTCAACGTTGGAATACTTGCCGTATTCCGTATATTGCATAGCAGCTCCCCTAATAAACATTGTCATGGGTTTTTTGGGAAAAAGTAAGAATATTTTGAAATCACAGGGAAATCCCTCTCATTAAAATTCGCATAGTTAAATTTGGACCGTATTTATCTATATCTTCTCCATTAAGCGCTCACCAGTTGTATTATGAAATTGATTCGTTTAATTTTTCTGAAAACTTTTAATTACTTAATTGACAATTAACTGTTCATTCACTATAATGGCTATAAAATCTTATACAACATATACGCTGAAGGAGCTCAGTAGCAATTTTGCCCTTGTTATCCAGAAAGCTGGGGGTTGATGCGACCTAGCACAAACAAAACTTGCGAATTACACTCCGGAGTATCTTAGGTAACACTAAGCGGGATAGCATACGATATTATTGCTGAGAGTGGTATGGATAGTGACTGCAGCACTATTCATGCAAATTGGGTGGTAACACGGTTAATAATCGTCCCTGTGTCTAGGCTAGACATAGGGGCTTTTTTATTTAGAAAAATAATGCATGGTGTACATGTACATTCAGCATGAAGTTCATGTAAGGTGTTTTTGCATTCTGATCTTTAAAAGAATGGATGCAAAATGCCGCGGTATAGAAATTAATAAATTAAAGGAGTGGACAGCAATGAATATTATCGATGAGTTGGAATGGCGCGATGCGATAAATCAACAGACAGATGCCGAGGGACTACGCAAACTGGTAGAGGAGAAGAAGATCTCTCTGTACTGTGGAGTTGACCCGACGGGTGACAGCATGCATATTGGACATCTGATTCCTTTCATGATGATGAAACGGTTCCAGTTATTTGGACACCGGCCGGTTATTCTTATTGGCGGGGCAACCGGAACGATTGGCGACCCAAGCGGACGCCAGACCGAACGGCAGTTGCAAACGTTGGAACAAGTCCAGCATAATGTTGAAGCTCTTACCGCCCAAATGAAAAAGCTGTTTGGTTTTGGCGGGGATAATGAAGTGAAAATGGTAAATAACTACGACTGGACACATAAAATGAATGTTCTCGATTTCTTGCGTGACTATGGTAAAAACTTCAGCGTTAATACGATGCTGGCCAAAGATATCGTGGCGAGCCGTCTGGAAAGCGGTATTTCATTTACGGAGTTTTCCTACCAAATTCTTCAGTCCATGGACTTCCATCATCTGTTCAAGGAAGAAGATGTTCAACTGCAAATTGGCGGGGCCGACCAATGGGGGAATATAACCAGCGGTCTGGACCTGATCCGGAAGAAAGAAGGCCCGGATGCGAAGGCATTCGGATTAACAATCCCGTTAATGTTAAAAGCCGATGGTACGAAATTTGGTAAAACAGCAGGCGGGGCTATCTGGTTAGATCCGGCGAAAACGACACCATTCGAGTTCTACCAGTTCTGGGTAAATACTGATGACCGCGATGTAGTAAAATACTTGAAGTTTTTTACCTTCTTAACTAAAGAAGTGATTGAGGAACTGGCTCAAAAGGTTGAGACGGATCCGGGCAAGCGTGAGGCACAAAAAGTGCTGGCGGCAGAAATGACGAAGTTTGTGCATGGTGAAGAAGCTTTAGCTCAGTCCGGAAAAATAACCGAAGCCTTGTTCAGCGGGGATATCAAAGGACTGACTGCAGACGAAATTGAGCAGGGATTTAAAGATATGCCGACATTCCATGCATCCAAAGAATCCAAAAATATTGTGGATTGGTTAGTGGAATTAAGAATAGAACCATCCAAACGGCAAGCACGGGAAGACATTACGAACGGAGCCATTTCAATGAATGGGGAACGCGTAAGTGATCTAAATACGGAAGTAACAGTGGAAAACTCATTCGACGGAAGATTCATCATTATCCGGAAAGGTAAGAAGAACTACAGCCTGGTGAAATTAGGAGAATAAGTTCACCATGGAATAAAAGTGAGGATTGTTGATGCTGGCATCGTGGAACCGATCGTTGGAATTAGCCTATTTTAATCAATACCTGATGACAAAAGTTAACAAGGAGAAACAGGTTAACTGGCTGTTAGTAGATTTGGGTTTAGAAGAAAAAGTGGCCGAAGATCATATCAATCAAGTACTTGATTGTATGTTAATTGGATTCAACCGCCTGTTTAAATATAAGTGTATCAAGCAGGCTTCCCTGGGTTATTTTCGTATGCTGGATATTTGGAAATCCGGGGATGGTTACCATCCTCGGATTCATATCCTGCTTCCAACTATCAAAAGTTACTTCCAGGGAAGATATTATATTAAATATGATAATTGGATTTCCTTGTGGAGTAAGGCATTGAGTGCCGAGAGTAACGTATCTGTAAAAGTCAAAGTAATAAATGATAAAGTGGATAATCACACAATTATTAGTAAAATGAAAAAAGGCATCTTAGCTTTTCATGATGTTTCGAACAAAAAAACTTCAACTGGAAAAAATACACTTATTGCATCCCGAAGACTTATAGGGTACAGCAGACTGCTCAAAGAGGTAATGGATGAGACTGTAGCAGGCGGAGATTTCGCTTTGGATTTGGACCAATTATGCATAGAGGATACCATTGCGAATGCTGCATTTGAAAATATGATAGAATGGCACCCTGGTGTAAGATCCGAAAACAGGAATCCTTTTTTTCAGTTATAATAAAAGCTTAATATCTTAATATAACCTATTCCGGCTAAAAGAGCGAAGTTACTCTTGACCTTGCCCGGAAACCCACTTCATGCAGAAATGATCTGCATTGACTGGTGGGGTATATCCTTCCAGCCGTTGGCCGGAGGGATATACCCCACCTCTTTTTATATAGCCATATCCTCTTCAATTAGCCATATCCTCTTCAATTAGCCATATCCTCTTCAATTAGCCATGATTTTCTTCCAATCCGCTTCGGGATCATACTTCCCCGATTGAATAATGGGTTTCTTTACTCATTTAACATCTTCCCCAACATTTTTATCCCGTGGTTACTTCCCATCATACAACCTCACGAAAATCCAGATGCAAGTGGTTTGATATAAAATTAAAATTGCATCCTCTTTTTTACACAAAATCAAGTAAAAAAATCTTAATGAGATAAAAAATACACCAACGCATCAAAGCATTTATGGGTTTACGTCTTTATCGATAAAGGGGATTACGCTTTAAATAAATGAACAACAAGATTTTATAAATGTTATAAAAACGGCTATATATCAATGTTTTTAAATATATTGACAAAACAAAAATATAGGCGTAAACTGACATTGCATGATAATTCACAAGTCAAATTTATTTTAGTAAATTAGTAAACTAGCGAAAGGCCAAAAGAATGCTTGATAAATAGTTTGAATAATGAAGTAGGCTTGTGAAATAAGACAAGTATTTTTTTGTCCTAGCAGAACCGCTATTCACGAAAGGGATGATTTCTATAAGACCCTATATTTTCTTCAGTAGTTTGTTTTAATACTCTAATTTTCAAGTCTGCATTTCTGCATCCCAGTTATACAGCCTATTGAAGATTAGACTATTAGTTCAGGTTGCTTTTCAGTTTTAACCAAATCAATTTCACAAAACAGCTTCAGAAGGAAATTTTAAGCTGTGAAATTGATTTAACCATTTATTCAATGCGGAATTGGATAAGGGAAGGGACGATAATTATGTCAGGTCAGAAGAAAATGTCGCTTTTTGGATTGATTGGTATTACGATGGCCTTTTTTGGAACGGTACGTAGTGTACCTACTCTATCCATTACAGGTTGGACGCAAATTTTTTATATGCTGGTTGCGGCTGTTCTATTTGCATTACCCATTGCATTAATGTCGGCCGAACTTTCCACCGGATTCCCGGAAGAAGGCGGGCCGCAAGTCTGGGCGAAAAATGCTTTAGGCGAAAAATGGGGATTTGTGACTTCCTGGTTACTATGGGTCCAAATGTTCTTCGGTATGGTGATGGTAGCCTCTACAGTTGGTGTTCTATTTGGCTACGTTATCAATAAACCGGAACTGTCTACGAATAATTACTTTATTTTTGCTGTTATTCTCATCTCTTACTGGGGTGTCACGTTATTAAACCTGAAATTCGATATGGTTAAAATTGCCGGTAACTGGGGGGCCGTGATTGGAGTCTATATTCCATTCGTACTGCTTGTCGTGCTTGGTGTGATCTACATGATCAAAAACGGGATTCAACCGCAAAG
This Paenibacillus larvae subsp. larvae DNA region includes the following protein-coding sequences:
- a CDS encoding protein rep, with the translated sequence MLASWNRSLELAYFNQYLMTKVNKEKQVNWLLVDLGLEEKVAEDHINQVLDCMLIGFNRLFKYKCIKQASLGYFRMLDIWKSGDGYHPRIHILLPTIKSYFQGRYYIKYDNWISLWSKALSAESNVSVKVKVINDKVDNHTIISKMKKGILAFHDVSNKKTSTGKNTLIASRRLIGYSRLLKEVMDETVAGGDFALDLDQLCIEDTIANAAFENMIEWHPGVRSENRNPFFQL
- the tyrS gene encoding tyrosine--tRNA ligase is translated as MNIIDELEWRDAINQQTDAEGLRKLVEEKKISLYCGVDPTGDSMHIGHLIPFMMMKRFQLFGHRPVILIGGATGTIGDPSGRQTERQLQTLEQVQHNVEALTAQMKKLFGFGGDNEVKMVNNYDWTHKMNVLDFLRDYGKNFSVNTMLAKDIVASRLESGISFTEFSYQILQSMDFHHLFKEEDVQLQIGGADQWGNITSGLDLIRKKEGPDAKAFGLTIPLMLKADGTKFGKTAGGAIWLDPAKTTPFEFYQFWVNTDDRDVVKYLKFFTFLTKEVIEELAQKVETDPGKREAQKVLAAEMTKFVHGEEALAQSGKITEALFSGDIKGLTADEIEQGFKDMPTFHASKESKNIVDWLVELRIEPSKRQAREDITNGAISMNGERVSDLNTEVTVENSFDGRFIIIRKGKKNYSLVKLGE
- the tdc gene encoding tyrosine decarboxylase, translating into METKIQELNLKALFLGSKGENVDLFKELLLKMVDEHVGWRQNYQPQDLPVITPQDKSSKSFMETADYMRSIFNVLSSRLRTDSIPWHSAGRFWGHMNAETLMPAIIAYTAAMLWNGNNVAYESSPGTSQMEEEVGHDFAALMSYEKDKSWGHICADGSIANIEGLWYARNMKSLPLAIKEVVPELVQGKSEWQLLNMSTEEILNILDQVPEKLDEIKSHSARSGENLQKLGKWLIPQTKHYSWLKAADIIGTGLDCVESIDVDHNYRMDISKLETKIRELASKQIPILGVVGVIGTTEEGQVDHIDKIIALRKKLAKEGIYFYIHVDAAYGGYARAIFLDENNQFIDYNKLDEVYARHHVFTEKIEWLTEDIYNAFKAMSQVESITIDPHKMGYIPYAAGGIAIKDIRMRDVISYFATYVFEKGADIPALLGAYILEGSKAGATAAAVWTAHKVMPLNVTGYGKLIGASIEGAYRFYHFLQGRQFKVGAKTINVYPLTKPDFNMVDYVFNEEGNTDLAKMNRLNHDFFDQASYVKGGIYMNEFLTSHTDFAVPDYGHSPLQYVKSLGFSEDEWMKEGKITVLRAAALSPYAHDKEVFNEYAPKIEKAMKEKLEVIYMQAQAE
- the nhaC gene encoding Na+/H+ antiporter NhaC, with amino-acid sequence MKKDVTLKESIFLLVVLLAIIGVCIIGFGVPPQIPILISLGIVILFAAIKGISWDIIHKGIQNGILPGLIPIIIFMLIGAIVSVWIAAGTIPTIMVYGFSILSVKFFLPSVFIICSLVGITVGSSFTTISTIGIAFFGMGQIMGFHPALTAGAVISGAFLGNNVSPLSDTTNLASAIAEVDLFGHIRNMLRTVTPAFLISLLFYIVVGHANVLSTGSQIEELVNTLRSSFTISFVPLIPVFALFLCAWRKIPAIPTLLLSIVITIGIFYIYHPDTSFDQMARLLQDGYVSQTGVPGVDSLLTRGGIQSMMWSVSLILLALALGGLLVEIRIIETLISRIAGFVGTKGKLILMTSLSSIGVNLLLGEQYLSIILPGKAFKSQFDKIKIDLRKLSATLANAGAAVNPLIPWGVSGVFITGTLGVSTLEYLPYSVYCIAAPLINIVMGFLGKSKNILKSQGNPSH
- the tyrP gene encoding tyrosine-tyramine antiporter; amino-acid sequence: MAKSKRLTLFGLIGITMAFFGTVRSVPTLSITGWTQIFYMLIAAVLFALPIALMSAELSTGWPEEGGPQVWVKQALGDKWGFVTSWLLWVQMFFGMVMVASTIGVLLGYVINKPELSSNHYFIFALILISYWTVTLLNLKFDMVKIAGNWGSVIGVYIPFVLLVVLGIIFMIKNGIKQDSYLGHFKPGDLIPNFKDLGSLTYLSGIIFIFAGVEISSVHANNIENPKRNYPIAVIASVILLVIFNIIAGLTVSNAVPRGELQLANITQPYLIFSENLGIPSFFANIISLMILIGVLVQLSAWVLGPSKSMIKVAEEGNLPKIFQKRTDKNIPITFVLIQAIVISIVSVLYVVVPDVNSAFLIITITTTILYSLVYGLIAISAIRLRYKMPDVKRPFRLGNKGNGLMWFVSVLSMISVAITIVVSIIPPSILKPNQFMGYIIYQVLATVIMVGIALIIYKLKRPDWKKEDSEYESHHLIGKHTS